In a genomic window of Quercus lobata isolate SW786 chromosome 4, ValleyOak3.0 Primary Assembly, whole genome shotgun sequence:
- the LOC115986399 gene encoding putative disease resistance protein RGA4, whose protein sequence is MAEGLLYGVAQKIIEELGSWAFKEVASLWDVEADVENIKNTVSTIQAVLRDAAKQQSHSDQVKDWLEKLKEVVYEADDLLGEFFAEALRQGGTSGIIPKKVRNFFSTPSRLALRREMSGKINAMKQKLNAIAEDRKLFHLTVEAPVIMDREETHSFVLDEKVIGREDDKKAIIKRLLEPNNEENVSTVPIVGIGGLGKTTLAQFVYNDKNIKEHFELKMWICISDVFDVKMIIQKIISATGMEPVDHSMDKLQDQLRKIINQKKYLLVLDDVWNEDHHKWERLKDLLVGGAKGSKIVITTRARLVAEITCPDSIYTLKGLNAEQSWFLFKQIAFRKGQGQGTNNPRLEEIGREIVHKCQGVPLAIKSIGNVLCLEKTEQKWSYVNNNILEIATHQKNDIFPILKLSYDHLPSHLKSCFAFCSLFPKDYEIDKVTLIQLWIAQGFIRPSNKNQELEDVADEYFKDLLWRSFFEEAMGGLKYKMHDLIHDLARLVAGAECTIITLDGNNFDEKTRHVSIPSYIDSSFIDTSSFLVRAEKLRTCLLTFVPSYGHRAGEIDKSMMNELILSCRRLRALGLPGVHIERVPDSIEKLIHLTFLDFSENRGIETLPNAISRLWKLQTLKVNYCVNLKELPGDIRFLVGLRHLENFFCDRLSHMPVGLGQMTCLQTLSTFVVKHNQASTSGPISSGLAELNSLNSLRGELRISNLRCLEDVYSEPSAANFRAKQYLERLTLRWHTDSRLIHSDDDNDIDGDEKLLEGLEPHQNLKSLTVEGYGGVRISSWLPLLTNLVWLCIYDCKRCQQLPRLSQLHSLESLSVSCMEVLEYISDGDINEEVPTLSFFPSLKSIHIVRCPNLKGWWRSTSTTDHQQHPHHQSLPSFRRLSKLYIADCPNLTSLPPFPYLEESLELRRVSLKFLQPTIAMTSSLPSSSSFLSSPFSKLKSMTLVSIEDTEALPDDWLSNLSSLKQLSIRGGPKLKSLSLAVHHLTSLERLSIVDCELFDSISDMGDDGTEWQHLKCLSSLHYERVPNLTFFPEFTSVVHLQIVHSHNLTSIPNGISNLTSLEDLWIYDCPNLKSLPDEMVSLKSLQKLTIYGCPDLEKRCERGNGEDWFKIAHVPVIEIGNW, encoded by the coding sequence ATGGCCGAAGGACTGCTCTATGGCGTTGCACAAAAAATCATTGAAGAATTGGGCTCTTGGGCTTTCAAAGAGGTCGCATCACTTTGGGATGTCGAAGCTGATGTTGAAAACATCAAGAACACTGTTTCCACTATTCAAGCTGTACTTCGGGATGCAGCAAAGCAGCAGAGTCATAGCGATCAAGTTAAGGACTGGCTCGAAAAGCTCAAGGAGGTAGTTTATGAAGCAGATGACTTGTTGGGTGAGTTCTTTGCTGAAGCTTTACGACAAGGAGGGACGAGTGGGATTATTCCTAAAAAGGTACGCAATTTCTTTTCAACTCCAAGCCGACTTGCTTTACGTCGAGAGATGAGTGGTAAAATAAATGCGATGAAGCAGAAACTAAATGCAATAGCGGAAGATAGGAAATTGTTTCACTTGACTGTAGAGGCTCCTGTGATTATGGATAGGGAAGAGACTCACTCATTTGTGCTTGATGAAAAGGTTATTGGAAGAGAAGATGATAAGAAGGCTATCATAAAACGGTTGTTGGAGCCTAATAATGAAGAGAATGTTTCAACTGTTCCTATAGTGGGGATTGGTGGGTTAGGGAAAACCACCCTTGCTCAATTTGTATACAATGACAAGAACATCAAAGAACATTTTGAGCTAAAAATGTGGATATGTATATCTGATGTCTTTGATGTGAAaatgattattcaaaaaataatatcggCTACTGGTATGGAACCTGTAGACCATAGCATGGATAAATTACAAGATCAACTTcgaaaaataattaatcaaaagaaGTACTTACTTGTCTTGGATGATGTGTGGAATGAGGATCATCACAAATGGGAAAGGTTGAAAGACCTTTTAGTGGGTGGTGCTAAGGGAAGTAAAATTGTGATAACTACACGTGCGAGATTGGTAGCAGAGATTACATGCCCAGATTCAATATACACTCTTAAAGGTCTTAATGCAGAACAGTCTTGGTTTTTATTCAAGCAAATAGCATTTAGAAAAGGGCAAGGGCAAGGGACCAATAATCCTAGACTAGAAGAAATTGGAAGGGAAATTGTGCACAAATGTCAAGGGGTACCCCTTGCCATAAAGTCTATAGGAAATGTATTGTGCTTGGAAAAAACAGAGCAGAAATGGTCATATGTCAATAATAATATACTAGAAATTGCAACTCAtcaaaaaaatgacatttttccaATTCTGAAGTTGAGTTATGATCATCTTCCATCACatttaaaaagttgttttgCCTTTTGTTCCTTGTTTCCTAAAGACTATGAGATCGATAAGGTGACACTCATACAACTATGGATAGCACAAGGTTTCATCCGACCATCAAACAAAAACCAAGAATTAGAAGATGTTGCAGATGAGTATTTCAAGGATTTGCTTTGGAGGTCCTTCTTTGAAGAAGCAATGGGAGGATTAAAATACAAGATGCATGATTTAATTCATGATCTTGCACGATTAGTTGCAGGGGCAGAGTGCACAATAATTACTTTGGATGGAAACAATTTTGATGAAAAAACTCGTCATGTGTCAATTCCATCTTATATTGACTCGTCTTTTATTGACACTTCAAGTTTCCTAGTTAGAGCAGAGAAGTTACGTACATGTCTTCTAACATTTGTACCTAGTTACGGTCATAGGGCGGGGGAAATAGACAAATCAATGATGAATGAACTTATTTTGAGTTGCAGAAGATTGCGTGCATTGGGTTTACCGGGAGTGCATATTGAGAGAGTACCAGATTCTATTGAAAAGTTAATACATCTTACTTTCCTTGATTTTTCTGAGAATCGAGGTATTGAAACTCTCCCTAATGCTATTTCTAGACTTTGGAAATTGCAAACACTAAAAGTCAATTATTGTGTGAATCTTAAAGAATTACCTGGAGACATTAGATTTTTGGTTGGCCTCAGGCATCTTGAGAATTTCTTTTGTGACCGTTTGAGTCATATGCCTGTTGGATTAGGGCAAATGACATGCCTTCAAACGTTATCAACATTTGTTGTGAAACACAACCAAGCTTCTACCTCTGGGCCTATTAGTAGTGGGCTAGCCGAATTGAATTCGCTAAACTCCTTGAGAGGAGAACTAAGAATCTCAAATTTGAGATGTTTGGAAGATGTTTATTCAGAACCCAGTGCTGCCAATTTTAGGGCAAAACAATATCTTGAAAGGTTGACATTAAGATGGCATACAGATAGTCgacttattcattctgatgacGACAACGACATCGATGGTGATGAGAAGTTATTAGAAGGCCTCGAACCACACCAAAATCTTAAATCGTTGACTGTGGAAGGGTATGGGGGTGTGAGAATTTCAAGTTGGCTTCCTTTGCTCACAAATCTGGTTTGGTTATGTATATATGATTGTAAGAGATGTCAACAGCTTCCGCGACTGTCTCAACTCCACTCTCTAGAATCTCTATCGGTTAGTTGCATGGAAGTTTTGGAGTACATATCAGATGGTGATATAAATGAGGAGGTTCCTACTTTATCCTTCTTCCCATCGCTAAAGTCAATTCATATTGTCCGCTGCCCTAATCTGAAGGGATGGTGGAGGAGCACATCAACAACAGATCACCAACAACATCCGCATCACCAGTCACTGCCTTCATTCCGTCGTCTTTCTAAGTTATATATTGCGGATTGCCCTAATCTAACTTCCCTGCCTCCATTTCCGTATCTTGAAGAAAGTCTAGAGTTGCGTAGAGTCagtttgaaatttttacaaCCGACAATAGCGATGACTTCTTCGCTTCCTTCTTCCTCCTCTTTCTTGTCCTCTCCTTTTTCCAAATTAAAGTCTATGACTTTAGTTTCTATAGAGGATACAGAGGCTCTACCAGATGATTGGTTGTCAAACCTGAGTTCTCTCAAGCAACTATCCATAAGAGGAGGCCCTAAGCTGAAATCTCTTTCTCTAGCCGTGCACCATCTCACCTCACTGGAGCGCTTGTCGATTGTTGATTGTGAGCTGTTTGATTCGATTAGTGACATGGGTGATGATGGCACCGAATGGCAGCATCTTAAATGCCTCAGTTCTTTGCATTACGAAAGAGTTCCGAATTTGACGTTTTTCCCAGAGTTCACCTCAGTTGTACACCTTCAAATTGTACACAGCCACAACCTAACATCAATTCCCAATGGGATTAGTAATCTCACGTCCCTTGAAGATCTTTGGATTTACGATTGTCCAAATCTCAAATCACTCCCTGATGAGATGGTATCTCTCAAGTCTTTACAAAAGCTAACAATTTATGGATGTCCCGACTTGGAGAAAAGATGTGAAAGGGGAAATGGGGAAGACTGGTTCAAAATCGCTCACGTCCCTGTTATTGAAATTGGAAATTGGTGA